Proteins from a single region of Fodinibius sp. Rm-B-1B1-1:
- a CDS encoding TonB-dependent receptor plug domain-containing protein produces the protein MTTTNSMACHRVLYLTVFMAFFSSVSYAQQTYVADTLSFDEITVTATRIQQPLNHQPTSITFIDSTLISLFENQNIGELLASESSLFIKKNGPGSFSNASQRGLSSEQIQVLWEGIPINNVMLGQSDLSLLSADMFSNIQVSSGTPSTAFGGGSLAGALYLSSDWESGNRASFQQGIGSYGQWQTSMKGQYQSKGWNFSVRSRVDHAENDYQYYNRAYNREERRDHNRSEQEQVMATVAHESEYDSWESTIWFADSDNQIPGTILNNTQARQEDRSLRWLSTYQREWGETDITVKNYVDRVELNYFDSDINTESYSSYRRWMVSADGSTPFNESILLKGELSGSLTGSESTNYDEDHSRRQVSVLFNPEVVLFKDRFRIYPALRVDAYNDFGTVLSPSLGLNYEVLNNKLFLRGQLSKDFNPPTFNALYWGSGGNADLDAERSNSGEAGVVWTPYRATFSSLEVTGFYSQIDHGIRWYPDNNGRYSPLNIDQITTQGIEGKLENSIHFGPGIQLQLRQSISLTNTEITEPRFSGDNAVGHQMRYVPKWKYNASLRLQRNKLSGLLQYRWMGRRYTTDTEELSASLDPYQVVDATLQFQQEFFGLLIEARSSVKNIFDQDYEVVQWYPMPQRNFTFSLTATYQF, from the coding sequence ATGACTACTACAAATTCTATGGCTTGCCATAGAGTACTGTATCTTACAGTATTTATGGCTTTTTTTAGCAGTGTATCTTACGCTCAACAAACCTATGTGGCTGATACACTGTCATTTGATGAGATTACGGTCACTGCCACCCGCATTCAACAGCCATTGAACCATCAGCCTACCAGTATTACCTTTATTGATTCTACTCTCATCAGTCTGTTTGAAAACCAGAATATTGGCGAACTGTTAGCGTCTGAGTCTTCTCTTTTTATTAAAAAGAACGGCCCGGGTTCGTTTTCGAATGCTTCGCAGCGAGGACTTTCGTCCGAACAAATTCAGGTGCTTTGGGAGGGTATTCCTATCAACAATGTGATGCTCGGGCAGTCCGATTTATCATTATTATCAGCTGATATGTTTTCAAATATCCAGGTGAGTTCCGGTACACCCAGCACGGCCTTTGGTGGCGGTAGTTTAGCAGGGGCATTGTATCTTTCATCGGATTGGGAAAGCGGTAACAGAGCGTCTTTTCAACAGGGGATTGGCTCATATGGACAGTGGCAGACGTCGATGAAGGGACAATACCAATCCAAGGGGTGGAATTTTTCGGTTCGTAGTCGGGTAGATCACGCCGAAAATGATTATCAGTATTACAATCGAGCCTATAATCGGGAGGAACGGCGTGATCATAATAGGAGTGAGCAAGAGCAGGTTATGGCGACTGTGGCTCATGAATCGGAATACGACTCTTGGGAATCCACGATTTGGTTTGCAGACAGCGACAATCAAATTCCCGGTACTATTCTAAACAATACCCAGGCTCGGCAGGAAGATCGTTCACTGCGCTGGTTAAGTACCTATCAGCGGGAGTGGGGAGAGACCGATATTACAGTGAAAAATTATGTTGACAGAGTAGAGCTCAATTATTTTGATTCCGATATAAATACTGAAAGCTATAGTTCGTATCGGCGATGGATGGTTAGTGCCGATGGCTCTACTCCGTTTAATGAATCTATTTTGTTGAAGGGAGAACTAAGCGGTTCGCTGACCGGTAGTGAGAGTACTAATTATGATGAGGACCATAGTCGCCGTCAGGTAAGTGTGCTTTTCAATCCGGAAGTGGTTCTTTTCAAGGATCGTTTTCGCATCTATCCTGCTCTGCGTGTTGATGCATATAATGATTTTGGAACCGTACTGAGCCCCTCGCTTGGATTAAATTACGAGGTTCTAAACAATAAACTATTTCTGAGGGGGCAACTAAGCAAAGATTTTAATCCCCCAACATTTAATGCTCTTTATTGGGGTAGTGGAGGGAATGCAGACTTGGATGCCGAGCGAAGTAACAGTGGAGAAGCCGGCGTAGTATGGACTCCTTATAGGGCTACTTTTTCGTCGTTAGAAGTAACCGGCTTTTATAGTCAGATAGATCATGGTATCCGATGGTATCCGGATAATAATGGACGATACTCCCCGCTGAACATTGATCAAATTACTACCCAGGGCATTGAAGGGAAATTGGAAAACAGTATTCATTTTGGACCAGGCATCCAGCTTCAGTTGCGGCAATCTATCAGCTTAACAAACACAGAGATAACAGAGCCGCGTTTTTCGGGTGATAACGCCGTTGGACATCAGATGCGATACGTGCCCAAATGGAAATATAATGCTTCTCTGCGTTTACAAAGAAATAAGTTGAGCGGCTTGCTGCAATACCGTTGGATGGGTCGCCGATATACTACTGATACCGAAGAGCTGAGTGCCTCACTTGATCCATACCAGGTAGTGGATGCTACTCTCCAGTTTCAACAAGAATTTTTTGGATTACTAATAGAGGCCCGCTCCAGTGTAAAAAATATTTTTGACCAGGATTATGAAGTCGTACAGTGGTATCCAATGCCACAGCGAAATTTTACTTTTTCACTCACAGCAACATATCAATTCTAA
- a CDS encoding ABC transporter substrate-binding protein, with product MINKRFFYLCAAAFLLGWFVLFSFLGGCQSNHNKDADSQSDAKDLSVQFSDSVHADYAEGFRITYQDDHKLLEILKPFQDRVDTLRYSLVPREIVDEVEVENTTEIPIPIKSLLATSTTHIALVEMLDAVDVITGMAGADYVYNEDIRKGIGSGDIASLPQGELNKEAVLAMGPDLLMVSGGQSSDFDNIRMLMDSDINVMVNSEWLETTPLGKAEWVKVLAALLNKETLTNKKFNAVADKYNRLQSKVDGVGEKPMVINNMPYKGAWFVSGGQSFTAQFLRDAGADYPWYDSDETGGLRKSFEVVYEIGLEADIWIHPGAAESKEDVLAKDSRFKDFKAFKTGEIYNNNRRMSLSGGNDFWESGVVHPEIVLADLIKIFHPQLLPDHKLHYYQKID from the coding sequence ATGATTAATAAACGATTTTTTTATCTCTGTGCAGCGGCATTTTTATTGGGATGGTTCGTGCTGTTTTCATTTTTGGGAGGCTGTCAATCGAATCATAATAAAGATGCTGATTCTCAATCTGATGCCAAAGACCTTTCAGTCCAGTTTTCTGATTCGGTGCATGCCGATTATGCAGAAGGATTTCGCATTACCTATCAGGATGATCATAAGCTGCTGGAAATTTTAAAACCGTTTCAGGACCGAGTGGATACGCTTCGTTACTCGTTGGTGCCACGAGAGATCGTTGATGAGGTTGAGGTTGAAAATACGACTGAAATACCCATCCCCATAAAAAGCTTGTTGGCAACGTCTACAACACATATTGCCTTGGTTGAAATGCTTGATGCTGTTGATGTGATTACGGGAATGGCTGGGGCAGACTATGTTTATAATGAAGATATTCGGAAGGGGATCGGGTCTGGCGATATTGCCAGTTTGCCGCAGGGGGAACTCAACAAAGAGGCGGTGCTGGCTATGGGGCCCGATTTGCTTATGGTATCGGGTGGACAGTCTTCTGATTTTGATAATATTCGGATGCTGATGGATTCAGATATCAATGTGATGGTAAACTCTGAGTGGTTGGAAACGACCCCACTGGGTAAGGCTGAGTGGGTGAAAGTATTGGCGGCCTTGTTGAATAAAGAGACGCTGACGAATAAAAAATTTAATGCGGTTGCTGATAAATATAATCGCCTTCAATCAAAGGTTGATGGCGTTGGGGAAAAGCCGATGGTAATCAACAATATGCCATATAAAGGGGCTTGGTTTGTTTCGGGGGGACAGAGTTTTACGGCGCAGTTTTTACGGGATGCAGGAGCTGATTACCCATGGTACGACTCGGATGAAACGGGAGGGTTGCGAAAGAGTTTTGAGGTAGTTTATGAAATTGGGTTAGAAGCCGATATCTGGATCCATCCCGGGGCAGCAGAATCGAAAGAAGATGTTCTGGCAAAGGATTCTCGCTTCAAGGATTTTAAAGCGTTTAAAACGGGAGAAATTTATAATAATAACAGGAGAATGAGTCTGTCGGGTGGCAATGATTTTTGGGAGTCGGGCGTCGTGCATCCGGAAATTGTGTTGGCCGATTTGATCAAGATTTTTCATCCACAATTATTGCCCGACCACAAGCTTCATTACTATCAAAAAATTGATTGA
- a CDS encoding YncE family protein, whose translation MFKRYLLYLFAITIFTVSCGDDNSTSPEPDPLETTSVYVTNEGNFSDGNGSVTSYDPADKSSLKNAFEDANNRPLAGIIQSAHVDGDRMYLVINSANKIEVVDKESMESLGTIEMSVSPTAIEVIDDETAFATTLDYQADIDSISVLDLSSMEETGQRIGVGNSPRDIVRVGDQIYVTNNGSGYGNTISIIDAESNSVEQTIEVGTGPSQMVVDNEDRIWIVCNGRVSYDESTEDVPGSIYLLDGQTGQILNFIESDDIVASSGYKYRLALNIEDARGYLLNNGISMIDMNDVTLSDDKLIDRAFNAIGYLGPEQRIYVGQSNGYSQPGQALLYDLEGAAVDSFAAGIAPNGFHFVNEN comes from the coding sequence ATGTTTAAACGTTATCTACTTTATTTATTTGCAATTACAATTTTCACCGTATCCTGCGGTGATGACAACAGTACATCTCCCGAACCAGATCCACTGGAAACCACCTCGGTGTATGTGACCAACGAGGGGAATTTTAGTGATGGCAACGGTTCAGTTACCAGTTACGATCCTGCTGATAAAAGTAGCCTTAAAAATGCATTTGAAGATGCCAACAACCGTCCGCTTGCAGGTATCATTCAATCTGCCCATGTAGATGGTGATCGTATGTATTTGGTCATAAATTCGGCCAATAAAATTGAGGTCGTTGACAAAGAAAGTATGGAAAGCCTTGGCACCATTGAAATGTCGGTTTCTCCAACGGCCATTGAAGTTATTGATGATGAAACTGCTTTTGCTACTACGCTTGACTATCAAGCTGATATTGACAGTATTTCTGTTCTTGATTTGTCATCCATGGAAGAGACTGGCCAGCGTATAGGTGTGGGTAACTCTCCGCGTGACATTGTTCGTGTTGGTGATCAGATCTATGTTACCAACAATGGTTCCGGTTATGGAAATACGATTTCGATCATTGATGCAGAATCCAATTCGGTAGAACAGACCATCGAAGTGGGAACTGGTCCCAGCCAGATGGTTGTTGACAATGAAGACCGCATTTGGATAGTCTGTAATGGACGGGTTTCCTATGATGAATCTACTGAAGATGTCCCTGGCAGTATTTACCTTTTGGATGGACAAACCGGGCAAATCCTAAACTTTATAGAATCGGATGATATCGTTGCTTCATCGGGATATAAATACCGGTTAGCACTTAACATTGAAGATGCGCGGGGATATTTGCTCAATAATGGCATTTCAATGATTGACATGAACGATGTTACTCTTTCGGATGATAAATTGATTGATCGAGCATTTAATGCCATTGGTTATTTGGGTCCTGAACAGCGCATTTATGTTGGGCAGAGTAATGGATATAGCCAGCCGGGCCAAGCATTGCTTTATGATTTAGAAGGAGCAGCTGTAGATTCGTTTGCAGCAGGTATAGCGCCCAATGGATTTCATTTTGTCAACGAAAATTAA
- a CDS encoding iron ABC transporter permease: protein MNRTADITPQHKTGIKPLYFVLLLVALTGLFLVNLALGSVDIPVKDIVHILLGGESTADAWQKIIINIRIPRAVTAIFAGCALSVGGLLMQTLFRNPLAGPSVLGITAGASLGVAIVMLAGGTITSIFAIQQLSAMGSWVIVIAASLGSAAVLLLILLISIKVRDNVTLLIIGLMIGNLTIALVSIWQYFSRPEQIQDYLIWTFGSLGGVPLDQLWILAVVSLIGGGIAMALSKPLNGLLLGENYARSMGLSVTGSRIWIIVSTSLLAGGITAFCGPIGFVGIAVPHLTRSLMGTNDHRVLIPATLLMGAILLLGCDIIAQVPGSTTTLPISAVTSMVGSPVVIWVIIQRKNLQASF from the coding sequence ATGAACCGTACCGCTGATATAACGCCACAGCATAAGACGGGGATTAAGCCACTTTATTTTGTGCTATTATTGGTGGCTTTGACGGGATTATTTCTCGTCAACCTCGCTTTGGGATCGGTTGATATTCCGGTAAAAGATATAGTGCATATTTTGTTGGGAGGAGAGTCTACAGCTGATGCCTGGCAAAAAATTATTATAAATATTCGCATTCCCCGGGCTGTAACTGCAATTTTTGCCGGTTGCGCGCTTTCGGTTGGGGGGCTGTTGATGCAGACGCTTTTTCGCAACCCGCTGGCTGGTCCCTCGGTCTTAGGCATTACGGCTGGAGCAAGCTTAGGGGTAGCGATTGTGATGTTGGCAGGAGGAACGATCACCAGCATTTTTGCCATACAGCAATTGTCGGCCATGGGCAGTTGGGTCATTGTTATTGCAGCCAGTTTGGGTTCAGCAGCAGTGTTGCTGTTAATTTTGCTGATCTCTATCAAAGTTCGTGATAATGTAACTCTCCTAATTATTGGACTTATGATCGGTAACCTGACGATTGCCTTGGTGAGTATCTGGCAATACTTTAGTCGTCCGGAGCAAATACAGGATTACTTGATTTGGACCTTTGGCAGTTTGGGAGGCGTGCCGCTCGATCAACTCTGGATATTGGCTGTTGTCTCCCTGATTGGCGGTGGGATTGCCATGGCTTTATCTAAACCATTGAATGGCTTGCTGCTGGGCGAAAATTATGCCCGCAGCATGGGATTATCAGTAACGGGATCTCGTATTTGGATTATTGTGAGCACCAGCTTGTTGGCCGGTGGTATAACCGCTTTTTGTGGTCCCATTGGTTTTGTGGGAATTGCTGTGCCTCACCTTACTCGTTCACTTATGGGCACTAATGATCACCGGGTACTTATTCCCGCCACGCTTCTAATGGGAGCTATCCTGTTGCTGGGGTGTGATATTATTGCTCAGGTCCCTGGATCAACAACTACACTACCGATTAGTGCGGTTACTTCAATGGTGGGTTCCCCAGTTGTGATTTGGGTTATTATACAGCGTAAAAACCTACAGGCCTCTTTTTAA
- a CDS encoding ABC transporter ATP-binding protein — MSNSQPIISTQDLDIGFPAKGRRKLATVVASRINVAMQRGEIICLLGPNGSGKSTLIRTLSGLHRPLNGDVILEGHQLNQYANKHVARKVSTVLTDRITIGNISVYELVAFGRSPYTGWFGSLNKKDEEIVEWAIASAGIEEFVGRDVLHLSDGERQKVMIARALAQDTPAVLLDEPTAHLDLPNRVEIIRLLRRLAHDTNKGILLSTHELDLALKAADTLWLINRQGEVITGTPEDLVLEGTFESVFERDSFDFDRSTGSFQLHQPAKKPIYLTGDTVGVFWTRRALEREGYQVKKSNGTKLKINIISSQNEFQWELTNGSWDITCSSIKELLNILRQKLS, encoded by the coding sequence ATGAGTAATAGTCAGCCTATTATATCGACCCAAGATCTGGATATTGGTTTTCCGGCCAAAGGACGTCGGAAGTTGGCTACGGTTGTAGCATCACGGATAAATGTGGCTATGCAAAGAGGGGAAATTATTTGCCTGTTGGGTCCAAATGGATCGGGCAAATCTACGCTCATAAGAACGCTTTCAGGGTTGCATCGTCCGCTTAATGGGGATGTTATTTTAGAAGGGCACCAGCTAAACCAGTATGCCAATAAACACGTCGCCCGGAAAGTAAGTACCGTATTGACCGACCGTATTACCATTGGAAATATCAGTGTCTACGAGTTGGTGGCTTTTGGAAGATCTCCCTACACCGGTTGGTTTGGATCGCTAAATAAAAAAGATGAAGAAATTGTAGAATGGGCGATTGCATCTGCAGGTATTGAAGAATTTGTCGGTCGCGATGTATTGCATCTAAGTGATGGGGAACGCCAAAAGGTAATGATTGCCCGTGCTTTGGCACAAGATACGCCAGCTGTGCTTTTAGATGAACCTACAGCACACTTGGATCTGCCTAATCGTGTCGAAATTATCCGTTTGCTTCGGAGGTTAGCACATGATACAAATAAAGGTATTCTACTTTCAACGCATGAGTTGGATCTGGCGTTAAAAGCTGCTGATACGTTATGGCTTATCAACAGACAGGGAGAAGTTATTACGGGAACACCTGAAGATCTGGTACTTGAGGGTACTTTTGAATCGGTTTTTGAACGTGATAGTTTTGACTTTGATCGCAGTACGGGATCGTTTCAGTTGCATCAGCCTGCAAAGAAACCGATTTATCTTACGGGGGATACGGTTGGGGTATTTTGGACGCGGCGCGCCTTGGAGCGGGAAGGCTATCAAGTGAAAAAATCGAATGGCACAAAATTGAAGATTAATATTATATCTTCCCAAAATGAATTTCAGTGGGAACTCACAAATGGAAGTTGGGACATTACCTGTAGTTCTATAAAAGAGTTGTTAAATATACTGCGACAAAAATTATCATAA
- a CDS encoding amidase, whose amino-acid sequence MIKRYRTLLFGLSLGFILAFTAIHILDSEITSQVVEEASKLIGIEFTQAEKDSMITELQNYRNSYQNIRDLKLDNSVPPALNFNPVPSDKTFDKTQQPNDWDIPADIDLPKTKSDLAFYSIPELASLIQQQKITSVELTKFFLERIEQYDDTLEAVVTVTEELALQQAQKMDQEITNGNYRGPLHGIPYGLKDLFAVKEYKTTWGAAPYKDQVRNETATVAKKLEEAGAILIAKTTLGALAYGDVWFGGTTKNPWNLEQGSSGSSAGSAAGTSAGLFPFAIGTETWGSIISPSNRTGTTGLRPTFGRVSRHGAMALSWSMDKVGPITRSVEDAAIVFDAIRGPDGKDQTVYNLPFNYQPDTDLSSLKIGYLESAFHSDYENRSRDSLTLAKLKELGAELTPVELPDYPVGDLSFILTAEGATAFDQLTLSDRDDEMRRQGKSAWPNLFRSARFIPAVEYIQANRARQVLIQKMDSVMQEVDLYVSPTYGGNNLLLTNLTGHPSVIVPNGFTGEGQPTSITFIGDLFDEGTLLGISQQYQQSTDFHTKHPEYFNN is encoded by the coding sequence ATGATTAAACGCTATCGTACGCTTCTTTTCGGATTGTCTTTGGGATTTATACTGGCCTTTACCGCTATTCATATCCTGGATAGTGAAATCACCTCGCAAGTCGTTGAAGAAGCTTCCAAACTCATCGGCATTGAGTTTACTCAAGCAGAAAAAGATTCGATGATCACTGAATTACAAAATTATCGAAATTCTTACCAAAACATCAGGGATCTCAAATTAGATAACAGTGTCCCTCCTGCCCTGAACTTCAATCCCGTACCTTCGGATAAAACTTTTGACAAAACACAACAACCCAATGACTGGGATATTCCAGCGGATATTGATCTTCCCAAAACAAAATCCGATTTGGCTTTTTATTCCATACCAGAGTTAGCTTCTCTTATCCAGCAGCAAAAAATTACTTCTGTAGAACTGACGAAGTTTTTTCTGGAACGAATTGAACAATACGATGATACCCTTGAAGCTGTTGTAACGGTTACCGAAGAACTCGCGTTACAGCAGGCACAAAAAATGGATCAGGAGATCACAAACGGCAATTATCGCGGCCCGCTGCATGGTATTCCGTATGGACTGAAGGATCTTTTTGCCGTTAAGGAGTACAAGACAACATGGGGCGCGGCTCCCTATAAAGATCAAGTGCGAAATGAAACGGCCACTGTAGCAAAAAAACTGGAAGAAGCCGGAGCCATACTCATTGCCAAAACTACGCTCGGGGCACTGGCCTATGGGGATGTCTGGTTTGGCGGCACAACAAAAAATCCGTGGAATTTAGAACAGGGTTCAAGCGGTTCGTCAGCAGGATCAGCGGCGGGGACCTCAGCCGGCCTGTTTCCCTTTGCAATCGGTACCGAAACCTGGGGATCTATTATCTCCCCATCTAACAGAACCGGAACTACGGGACTCCGCCCTACTTTCGGTCGCGTGAGCCGACACGGGGCTATGGCGTTAAGTTGGAGCATGGATAAAGTCGGCCCTATTACCCGCTCGGTTGAAGATGCCGCGATCGTCTTTGATGCCATTCGTGGTCCCGATGGCAAGGACCAAACAGTATATAACCTTCCGTTTAACTATCAGCCAGATACTGACCTCAGTTCGCTTAAAATTGGTTACCTGGAATCAGCATTTCACAGCGATTATGAGAACCGAAGTCGCGATAGTCTTACCTTGGCAAAACTTAAAGAATTAGGAGCAGAACTCACTCCTGTTGAATTGCCCGACTACCCTGTTGGTGATCTCAGCTTTATTCTAACGGCCGAGGGCGCCACTGCTTTTGACCAACTTACACTCTCTGACCGTGATGATGAAATGCGCCGGCAAGGAAAATCTGCCTGGCCAAATCTATTCCGATCAGCCCGGTTTATACCAGCCGTGGAATACATTCAGGCCAACAGAGCCCGCCAAGTACTTATCCAAAAAATGGATTCGGTGATGCAGGAAGTCGATCTGTATGTATCCCCTACGTACGGCGGAAATAATCTACTGCTTACCAACCTTACGGGACATCCCTCTGTGATCGTTCCGAATGGTTTTACGGGTGAAGGTCAACCTACGAGCATCACATTTATTGGTGATCTTTTTGACGAGGGAACCCTATTGGGAATTTCCCAGCAATATCAGCAGTCTACAGATTTTCATACAAAGCATCCCGAATATTTTAATAACTAA
- a CDS encoding efflux RND transporter periplasmic adaptor subunit, producing MKSFTGWVVLGLAFSLTIFTVSCGSESQSKNVSDKDSTAAIPVEVAKASNGDISAYYSSTATLEAQDEAMVVSKVRGIVKKLHVEEGDFVDTNEILAELEDEQLELEAQRAKATMDRLLNELNRKEELFNKNLISAQEFENAKYEYEAQKSEYELAQLKIKNSKIRAPISGVISDRLIKAGNMINTDQEVFEITDFDPILAILKVPEHEMSKIKKGQQALIQVDAIKNKTFEGQVLRVSPVVDPQTGTFEVTVSVKDETKQLKPGMFGRVQIVYDTRQNALTIPKNAVISEDGINSVYVIKNNLAYRKNIRTGYANGNNIEIIEGLAPSDTVVTIGQSSLQDSAMVEIISL from the coding sequence ATGAAATCTTTTACAGGTTGGGTTGTTTTAGGTTTAGCATTTAGCCTCACCATTTTTACGGTTTCTTGTGGTTCTGAGTCACAATCAAAAAATGTTTCTGACAAAGATTCTACTGCTGCTATTCCGGTAGAAGTTGCTAAAGCCTCAAACGGGGATATTTCTGCTTACTATTCAAGTACAGCAACCCTGGAAGCACAAGATGAAGCCATGGTGGTATCCAAAGTTCGAGGCATTGTAAAGAAACTTCACGTTGAGGAAGGCGACTTTGTGGATACCAATGAGATATTAGCCGAGTTGGAAGATGAGCAGCTGGAACTGGAAGCACAACGGGCGAAAGCTACTATGGATAGATTGTTAAATGAACTGAATAGGAAGGAAGAACTATTTAACAAGAATTTAATTAGTGCCCAAGAATTTGAAAATGCAAAATATGAGTATGAAGCACAGAAATCGGAATATGAGCTGGCACAGCTAAAAATAAAGAATTCAAAAATTCGTGCTCCCATCAGTGGGGTTATTTCTGATCGACTTATTAAAGCCGGTAACATGATTAATACGGATCAGGAGGTGTTCGAAATCACAGACTTCGATCCTATTCTTGCCATCCTTAAAGTACCTGAACACGAAATGTCCAAAATCAAGAAGGGTCAACAAGCATTAATCCAGGTAGACGCCATCAAAAACAAAACGTTTGAAGGGCAAGTACTTCGAGTAAGTCCCGTTGTCGATCCCCAAACAGGAACATTTGAGGTAACAGTTTCTGTAAAAGATGAAACCAAACAACTCAAACCCGGGATGTTTGGTCGCGTTCAAATCGTCTATGATACTCGTCAGAATGCTTTGACTATTCCAAAGAATGCTGTGATCAGTGAAGATGGAATAAATAGTGTGTACGTCATCAAGAATAATCTTGCTTATCGAAAAAATATTCGAACTGGCTACGCAAATGGTAATAATATTGAAATAATCGAAGGGCTGGCTCCGTCTGATACGGTGGTCACCATTGGTCAAAGCAGCCTGCAAGACAGTGCAATGGTTGAAATCATATCCTTATAA